The window ATCTCACTGACCTTTGCCTTGTTTCTATCGTCCTGAGTAACAGATGAGAGCTTGAGAAAATGTATTAAACCGTTAACCCCTTCAAACAGTTCTTTATGCTGTTGGTCAATATGCGCAAAGCCTGTGGTGTACTTTTTATTATCCCATTGCAGTTCCATATAATTCCTCGAACGGTTAACAGTTTTGTTCTATGGCCTTTTCTGAGTACGTTTCAGATGATTTTAGCTTGTTATTAAACAGGACGAGATTATCCCTATGGATGATCTCATCGCTATCCCGGAAACCAAGAATGCCCTCGATTTCTGAACTCTTTCTGCCTCTGATTTTGTCCAGGTCAGCTGAGGTGTAATTAGACAGGCCTGAGGCAACGAGTTGGCCTCCAGGGCAGCGGCATTGCACAGAATCGCCTACATTGAATATTCCCTCAACGCGGGTGATTCCCGAGGGGAGCAAACTTTTGCCTCGTTCGACGATGGCCCGGCAGGCACCGTCATCCAGATACAGGGTGCCGGACGGGCGAAGGACATGGGCAATCCAGTGTTTTCTACCGTTGATTTTTTTGTCTTTTTCCGGGAGAAAAAAGGTGCCAACCATATCGCCGGAGAACAGTTCCTGTAAAATGTTTTTATTGCGTCCAGGGCCGATAAAGGAACTGCCTCCACAGGCTGCGACCATTCTTGCGGCTCGTATTTTGGATTGCATACCGCCTGTGCCCAGCAAGCTGCTGCTATTCCCCGCCATAGCCTCTATGTTGCTATCAATGCTTGCAACGGTGTAGACTGGTTTGGCGGCGGAGTTTACAGTGGGATTTCCTGTGTATAGGCTGTCCACATCTGTGAGCATGATGTACATATCCGCCCCGATCATATTGGTGATCAGGGCGCCCAAGGTGTCATTATCGCCGAACCGCAGTTCCTGTACAGAAACAGTATCGTTTTCGTTGATTATCGGGACAACCCCGAATTCAAACAGGGTCAGAATGGTGTTGCGAACATTGAGATAGCGGTCGCGGTGGGAAAGGTCCGCATGCGTCAGGAGGATTTGTGCAACCTCCTGCTTGCTATGATAGGCGAAACGTTGCTCATAGGCCTGCATGAGCAGCCCCTGGCCCACAGAAGCAAGAGCCTGTTTTACCCGAAGTCCTTCTCCTGGTTGGCGTGAGACCTGAAGGCGTTTTCTGCCAGCAGCTACAGCGCCGGAACTGACCAGGATGACCTGTCGGCCACTCGCACGAAGAAAGGAGATGTGATGGCAGAGGGTATCGATAAAATCAATATTGAGCCCCTCTTCGGTGGTCAGGACGGCACTGCCCACCTTAAGGACCACAGTCTTTGCCTGGTCAAAGAGGGTTTGCCTGTAAAAAAGGCCATCATCATGAGGGACCTGGAAGGTCATGGTTCGTCCTGCTCCATAACGTCATTTTCTTCTTCTGCCCGTTGTGCCTCCAGGATATTGGCGAGCAGCTCTTTGAGTGTATCTATACCAATATTTTCTTTGGCAGAAAAGCTCAGGGGCTCAATGCCATTTTTTTGAAAAAGAGCGCTAAGCTCCTTGAGCCTGTCCTCGTCAATGCAATCTATTTTGTTGAGGGCGACCAGATGGGTGCGATCCAGGAGCTCTTCGTTATAGGCTGCGAGTTCTTTGGCAAGGATCTGATAATCCTGCCAGGGTTGTTCGTCTTCGCTGGACGCATCAATGACATGAAGGAGGATGCTGGTGCGTTCCACATGACGGAGAAATTGATGACCAAGTCCGATCCCCTCGCTGGCGCCTTCAATGAGCCCCGGAATATCGGCAATAATACAGGGGGCCATGAATTTAAGGTGCAATACACCCAGTTGTGGGCTCAGGGTGGTAAAGGGGTAGGGGGCGACCTTGGGGTTGGCTGCGGAAAGTTTGGATAACAGAGTCGATTTGCCAGCATTAGGAAGGCCGATGAGTCCCACATCCGCCAGGAGCTTTAACTCGATTTTGAGCCAGAATTCTTCGCCAGGGGTGCCTGGTGTAGCCTTACGCGGTGCCCGATTAGTTGAGGTGGCAAAACGGCTGTTGCCGTATCCTCCTCTGCCTCCCTGAGCAGCTGTAAATCGTTGGCCTGGTGCGGTAAGGTCTGCCAGGACCTCTTCGGTTTCAGCATCCCTGATGACTGATCCCGGGGGAACATAGATGACCGTATCTTTGCCGCCGCGACCATGTTTGTCGCTTCCCTGACCGTTGCCGCCACGTTCAGCGTTAAAATGCGAGCGATAACGAAAATCTATCAAGGATTGTTTGCTGGAATCCGCTTCGATAAAGACGGTTCCGCCCCGTCCGCCGTCACCGCCGTTCGGCCCTCCCTTGGGAACAAATTTTTCCCGGCGGAAACTAACGCATCCGTTGCCTCCGTCACCTGCTTTTACGAAGAATTTTACCTCGTCAACAAACCCCATTCTCTTCTCTCACCCTATGCTTGCGCCGGGTTAAATGTGTATTTTGCTCAACGAATGCTTTGTTTCCGCAAAAAAAAACTCGACACCACAAAATGATGTCGAGCATATTCCCAGGTTGCTGAATTAAACTCAGCCATCCTTTTGTGGTGTTGTTGTCCGGACAATTAGGCCTCAGGATAAACAGACACCCGCTTGCGGTTTTTACCGAAGTCTTCAAAGGTTACTACGCCGTCAACCTTGGCGAACAGGGTGTAGTCACGCCCGCAGCCAACATTGGTTCCCGGATGGATTTTTGTGCCGAGCTGGCGAACCAGGATGCTGCCCGCTGTTACGATTTGACCGCCAAAGCGTTTTACTCCACGTCGCTGCCCTGCACTATCGCGGCCGTTCCTTGAACTACCGCCTGCCTTTTTATGAGCCATGAGTTCTCTCCAAATAAGCTTTTATCCCGGCCCGCCGGACCAGGACAACAAAACATAAAAGTTGATCGACCGGCTCCAGGGAACCAAGCCATACTTTCAAATACAATAAATAAAAAATGGATCAGGATGCATGCTGAAGATATCGTATGATATCTTACATGATCTCCTGAATGCTCAGGGCAGTGAAGACCTGACGATGTCCGCGCAGAACGCGGTATCCCTGTCGTCTCTTTTTCTTGAAGACGAGAACTTTCTTGGCTTTGCCCTGCTCAACGATCTTGGCGACAACTTTTGCACCTTCAA is drawn from Candidatus Electrothrix aestuarii and contains these coding sequences:
- the proB gene encoding glutamate 5-kinase, which encodes MTFQVPHDDGLFYRQTLFDQAKTVVLKVGSAVLTTEEGLNIDFIDTLCHHISFLRASGRQVILVSSGAVAAGRKRLQVSRQPGEGLRVKQALASVGQGLLMQAYEQRFAYHSKQEVAQILLTHADLSHRDRYLNVRNTILTLFEFGVVPIINENDTVSVQELRFGDNDTLGALITNMIGADMYIMLTDVDSLYTGNPTVNSAAKPVYTVASIDSNIEAMAGNSSSLLGTGGMQSKIRAARMVAACGGSSFIGPGRNKNILQELFSGDMVGTFFLPEKDKKINGRKHWIAHVLRPSGTLYLDDGACRAIVERGKSLLPSGITRVEGIFNVGDSVQCRCPGGQLVASGLSNYTSADLDKIRGRKSSEIEGILGFRDSDEIIHRDNLVLFNNKLKSSETYSEKAIEQNC
- the obgE gene encoding GTPase ObgE, with amino-acid sequence MGFVDEVKFFVKAGDGGNGCVSFRREKFVPKGGPNGGDGGRGGTVFIEADSSKQSLIDFRYRSHFNAERGGNGQGSDKHGRGGKDTVIYVPPGSVIRDAETEEVLADLTAPGQRFTAAQGGRGGYGNSRFATSTNRAPRKATPGTPGEEFWLKIELKLLADVGLIGLPNAGKSTLLSKLSAANPKVAPYPFTTLSPQLGVLHLKFMAPCIIADIPGLIEGASEGIGLGHQFLRHVERTSILLHVIDASSEDEQPWQDYQILAKELAAYNEELLDRTHLVALNKIDCIDEDRLKELSALFQKNGIEPLSFSAKENIGIDTLKELLANILEAQRAEEENDVMEQDEP
- the rpmA gene encoding 50S ribosomal protein L27: MAHKKAGGSSRNGRDSAGQRRGVKRFGGQIVTAGSILVRQLGTKIHPGTNVGCGRDYTLFAKVDGVVTFEDFGKNRKRVSVYPEA